GGTATGTAGAGGGAGAGTGTCAAGCTTGGTATTATGCAAGAGACACTGTACCGAATCTGCCAAATGCACAGACTAATGAAGAAACACAAGTCTTAAGCTTGAGTaatatttgtatggtggatggttcatggacctccACAGCGCAGTTTAGTGGAATGGGATGGGTCTGGAAGGATACATTGGGGAAGATACAGCTCATGGGGTCAAGGAATTTGCAGAGGAGGGAGACATCACTACACTCGGAGCTGGAAGCGCTAAAGTGGGCAATGGAGAGTATGCTACAACACTCGACCTGCCAGAGGTTTGGGACGGACTGTAAGGACCTAATTGCAATGATAGAGCAGCCACAAGATTGGCCCAACTTCTCAACTGAGCTGGAAATCATTCAAACTCTTCGGTTATGTTTTTCGGACTTCAAGATAAGCTACTTTCCAAGGATGCATAATGAGATTGCGGATTCGTTAGCTAGGAATGCACGTTCTTTTCATAGAtccttatgttttattggttgttctattccggtctggcttctcagaccacctcaagtttgagtaatagaatagccgtttgccgtcaaaaaaaaaatctactagGTAAGAGCATTCCTAACATAgtattttcttgagtttcttgAAACttcatatgataaattttaaagatacccaattattattatatttttattttaagtatttttatataaaagatatacCATGGTTGAAAGTGCTCttataataattataagaaATACTTAAATCTCTACAGAAAAACTTTAATCAAAATAGGCTTCGGCTCGTATTGGGCTTCTCGTAACTCCACAAAAGCTTATGAATATGGGATATAACTTTGATAAACGATGTTCAAAGTTCAAACGATTGTGTTTGGTACGGAATAGGGATATACACATTTATCACAAAAAGAAGTTCGGTTTGGGTCTAGATCCTACTAATTATCCAAGCAAAATTTATATCCCCAGAACTAAAAATGTTCTAGAAAACCAGaaccaaactaaaaacaaataaatatcaaaatttctatagtacaattatttatttataaatattaattatatttagtttaaaataactaaaaactttaaaataatatttataaactgaaATAACCAGAAAAACAGATTtatcataataattttatctaaaatatttaaacttatCCGAATTATCTATTTTTCGAAAACTTAAAAAATctgatatttaataaaaatctgaattttttaattttttttaactcgaATTAATctaaaaatcgaaaaaaaatcaTCTCGGATATTAGTTGGTTCCTAACTTTGTTACCTGAACCACTGGAAGCGAACCGAATTTTGTAAATAGTGAAATGGATTCTAAACCTATATAACCAAATAATCAAATCGGAATCGAGACCTGAATGCCCATAGCTAATGGGGCGTTTATCCATTGACTTGCCTTTTCTTTCTACAAAGTAAACAAGAAACTTTTAATGGTTTCGTGGTTCGTTCATGCTGgattttaaactattaaccTAAGGGGCGGCGGTTCGAAACTTGTGAATTTAGGGTTCTTTTAAAATTCCCTCTTTAAACAATTGCAATTcgcctcctctctctctctctcgaatcTCGTTCCTCTAAAAGATCTCGACCTCCAATGAAGAGACGGCGTAAAGCCAGAGTAAACTCTGAAGCACCCGACGACCAATCAGCGGCGGAgttctccttctctctcaccAGAGTCGCCGTCAGCCAAATCTGCCTCTCCGTTGGATACACATCAACCGATACCTCCTCCACCCTCAACACTCTGACCCTAATCACCACCAAGTTCTTGCAATCCATCGCCGAACTCGCCGCGTCGTTCTCAAACTCAGCTAATCGCACGGAGGCTAACCTCTTCGACATCGTCAATGGTCTCCAAGATACCGCTCTATCTACTTCCGATTGTTTCCCCGGCGGATCCACGTTGCACAACACCGAATCGCACTGCCTGATCAAATCAGCTGTTCTCCGTAACCTCTCCGATTTCGTCGCATCCGCCTTTGAGATCCCTTTCGCAAAGCCGTTACCCAGGCTAGAAATCAGCGGATCACACGGAGGAGATTCGACACGTACGGCTCCATCACCGGAGAGGAGATCAATTCCAGCTTGGCTTCCGCCTTTCCCGGACTCTAGCCTTTACCGCGAACGATACGCGAAGGAGAGATCCGATCGTCTGTGGGAGAACTCTGATTCTGTTATTGGACGTGAAACTTTTGCGGAGACCTCCGGAGTTGAGAGTTGTAGAGGTAGAAGCGGCGGTCGTTTACCGCTGAGGAGAGCGAGTGTGAGATTTAAGGTGGAACGAGATTGGAGCAATGGCGGAGGCTCTTGTAAAAGTAATACCAGATTGGAACGGTGGCGGGATAATAAAGAAGGTGAATTTGAGGTTAAGAAGAAAATTGGAGAAGAATACATTTACTGTGCCGATATTGATGCCGGCGAGTGGGATATGTAGCATCATCATCTACCCGGTGAgggaaaaaaatttcaaaaccagGAGGCTTAAGTTGGTTTCGAACCCGTGTCCTATTGAGGATTGGTGCAAAATATCATGGGTTTATACCACACGAGCTGCGCCTCTAGTTGTATCGGTTCTCCTTTATCTGAGTTTATAAACGattaatatgaaattatttgaTTCCTTCTGTGAGCTTATTTTGTATAAAGTTTCAAATCTATAAATGAtagaattgtgtttttatatttttcaaaacaatGGAAACGAATATTGAACCTCACAGAATTTGATTGATCTTTAGACGTTAGCCAATGTTAAACTTGgtcataaaaatctaaaagatgCTTACTTTATACATTTGAAATTTGATGGACGTTACTatcaacatattatatttcacTAGTTCTATTAAAAGGtgattaaaataatagttagaTAGTTTTATACAGGCAACTGGAGTAATTTGATGTTCCAAGTTCTTATTATgttgtcctttttttttgaacaaacttATTATGTTGTCATCATTGTATACCCTCACACCCAAATGTTGATCATAACAAACAATTTAGTTATTTGTTTCACTTATATTTGTTGCAGAGAAAACTTTTTATAATAACCCATAGGTTGGTGGAtcaaaaacttaaatatataaaggaaaaaaaaacagaaatatcatgtgtgttttctttcttaCCAAATTtcaagtagtttttttttttctaatgggTTTTAAGCAACTTGACGACTCTAGTGTGGCGTGGATAGACACATTTTCGCAGTCTTTTTCTTAACATTATTTATGTAAAGATGAAAACTAATATCAACCGTTGATGCATCAGTGAAGCAATAAAGAACGTACGCGTGGCGTTCCACTCGGCGATGGTGTGTTTGTTAACCCCACTACGATTCATATATACACAAAAACAAGTCGCCTTCCTTCTCAACATTTACTGAAACTGCCACTGTTCTCGAGTCGCCGATCTCGGTGGTGTCATTTTCTCCCGGCGGATATTCTCATCCGATTCACTGAGCTTATTATTACTTCTTTACAACATGCCGGTGGTTTCTCTTGCTAAGATTGCTGCTTCCCCGGCCGTGACGGCGGGAGATTTCACCGTTCGCGTTCCTTGCATTTACGGGAAACGACTCGTGTTCAATCGCGTCTCCTTGCGTCGGAGCTTTGTAAGTCATCGCGTGAGAAGCGAATTGCAGAGTCCCCGCGTCCTTGGCTCCGTCACAGGTTTTCGAAAATCCGACGTTTGATTCTCTTGTTACGTCGATGTTGATTTGCGTTTTCTTTCGTGTATTTATAGATTTATCGTTGGATAattccgtcgagaatggtcacCTTCCCAAGGGAGATTCGTGGGCTGTACACAAGTTCGGAGGGACCTGTGTTGGCAACTCTGAGAGGATCAAAGATGTTGCTGATGTTGTAGTTAGCGATGGATCCTCGAGGAAGCTGGTGGTTGTTTCAGCAATGGCGAAAGTTACCGATATGATGTATGATCTCATTCACAGAGCACAGTCTCGGGATGATTCTTACCTCTCTGCTTTGGATGCTGTTCTTGAAAAGCACCGAGCAACggctcttgagttgcttgatgGAGATGAACTCGCCAGTTTCTCGGCTAGGTTGCATAATGATATAAACAATCTCAAAGCTATGCTCCGTGCCATTTACATAGGTACAGATGGTCTTCTGTGTATAAAGTAATTGAATTTGATTTGTGTATGTTCTTCTAAAATATTTGTTCTCTTGTATCTCTCTAGCTGGTCATGCAACAGAATCTTTCTCGGACTTCGTTGTGGGTCACGGAGAATTGTGGTCTGCTCAGATGTTAGCTGCTGTTGTGAGAAAGGTATGACTGTCATATATGATATGCTGCTTGTAAGTCCTAAGAGGGATGAACTTCTATTTATCTTCTCATCATATGCTTGTGTTTGTTTTGATCATAGAGTGGATTGGACTGCACATGGATGGATGCAAGGGATGTCCTAGTTGTTGTTCCTAATAGCTCTAGTCAAGTTGATCCTGACTTTGCGGAATCAGAAAAGAGATTGGAAAAGTGGTTTTCTCAGAACTCGGCGGCAAAGATTATCATCGCAACTGGATTCATAGCCAGTACACCGGAGAACATTCCAACGACTCTCAAGAGGGATGGGAGTGACTTCTCTGCAGCTATAATGGGTGCTCTGTTTAGATCTCACCAACTCACAATCTGGACAGATGTTGATGGTGTATACAGTGCAGATCCAAGAAAAGGTATGTGGAAACCATTGCGATTTGCAAGATAAGGACTAGTTTTTCAGCCGTGACACCCTGTGCTCCTTAGTTTCCTTTCTATTGTTATGCTGACAAATATGGTTATCATATGTAGTTAGTGACGCTGTTATACTGAAGACTCTTTCTTATCAAGAGGCCTGGGAAATGGTAAATTGCAACCTCGTACACTTGTTTTTGATGCCTATAATCATTGTTTTACACCCTAACTTTCGTGTTAATGTGCCTGTGCAGTCTTACTTTGGGGCTAACGTTTTACATCCTAGGACCATCATTCCAGTTATGAAATATGACATTCCAATTGTAATAAGGAATATTTTCAACCTCTCTGCCCCTGGGACAATGATATGTCGGCAGattgaagatgaagatggatATAAACTAGACGCTCCTGTCAAAGGGTTTGCGACGATTGACAATTTGGCTCTTGTGAATGTGGAAGGGTAAGTTGATTGTAGATATTGTGCTACACAGTCAGTGCTTATTATGTTTCTTATACAAACTTTGCGTTCTCTTTGCAGAACTGGAATGGCTGGTGTTCCTGGTACTGCAAGTGCTATCTTTTCTGCTGTCAAGGAAGTTGGAGCCAATGTGATTATGATTTCACAGGTCTGTGGATACTCTAATTCAGCTTTCTGGTACATTTATGGTTTTGAATTCCCTTGTTAGTTGTGGGTTCTTAGTAGGATTGCATAATGGCAGGCTAGTAGCGAGCATTCTGTGTGCTTTGCTGTACCTGAGAAGGAAGTTAAAGCCGTTTCTGAAGCATTGAACTCACGATTTCGTCAAGCTTTAGCTGGTGGACGCCTTTCCCAGGTGCCCTAAATCTCTGTGTATTTTCAGAAGATAGCAACTTGCTATTCCTTCAACCTTCGTTGTAGCATGTTCAGGGCCCTATAGAAAGCAGCAGGATCTTGTTTATGCATCACCTACTTTTCTCAAACTGTGGCTTTTCTTTTCAGATTGAAATTATCCCTAATTGTAGCATCTTAGCAGCAGTTGGCCAGAAAATGGCGAGCACCCCTGGCGTTTCTGCCACCTTTTTCAATGCGCTGGCAAAGGTAAATTAAGTGTGGTGTTTGTAGAACATCCATCTCTCTGCCAAGAAGCTTTGTTGATACAATGCTTGCCCTAATACCTGCAGGCCAATATCAACATCCGTGCTATAGCTCAAGGTTGCTCCGAGTTCAACATTACAGTGGTCGTCAAACGTGAAGATTGCATTAGAGCATTAAGAGCAGTGCATTCAAGATTTTACCTTTCGAGAACCACATTGGCAGTGGGAATCGTAGGACCGGGTTTAATCGGTGGAACCTTACTTGATCAGATTAGAGATCAGGTGAGTAGCTGTGTGAGACTATAGTGGCATACTTATCAAGGTTCAAGCCAACTCatctttcaaaataattttacagGCTGCAGTGCTAAAAGAAGAGTTTAAGATTGACTTGCGTGTTATAGGGATCACTGGCTCAAGTAAAATGTTGCTGAGTGAATCGTAAGTCAATGAACTTGTTAGAGTGCTTGTAGGTGAGTTGCCTTACTGCTTTTTCCTTACACAATCATAATCTTCTAGGGGAATCGACTTATCAAGATGGAGAGAACTTATGAAGGAAGAGGGAGAGTCGGCTAACATTGAAAAGTTCACCCAATATGTGAAGGGAAATCATTTCATTCCAAACTCTGTTATCGTTGATTGTACGGCTGATGCTGATATTGCAAGCAGTTACTACGACTGGTTGCTGAGAGGAATTCATGTGGTCACCCCGAACAAGAAGGCTAACTCAGGACCACTTGATCAGGTAAGTGTTAGATATTGATTAAATCACTGTTCGATAGGAAGCTACAGATCTGTTCTTGCTGAGGTTCAATGGTTCGATGATCAGAGAGACTAGTTGGTAACACTCTCCCCTGTGAATGCAGTATCTAAAGATAAGAGATCTTCAAAGAAAATCGTACACACATTACTTCTATGAAGCAACCGTTGGAGCTGGTCTTCCAATTATCAGCACTTTACGTGGTCTTCTCGAGACAGGGGATAAAATACTGCGCATTGAGGGAATTTTCAGGTATCTCCTGTTCGGCTTGGTACCGCAACAAGTtgttcagatacaagagaatATGCTGGCTTTGTCGTTTTTTTCACCTTCAACTAAACTCTTGCTTTGATGCCTTGCTGCAGTGGGACTTTAAGTTACCTTTTCAACAATTTTGTGGGCAACAGAAGCTTCAGTGATGTTGTAGCAGAAGCAAAGCAGGCAGGTTTCACAGAGCCAGATCCACGAGATGATCTATCTGGAACAGATGTCGCCAGAAAAGTAGGGTTTCTTGTCCTCAAATCTAGTCAATGCACCTATGTTGGACCAATTAAATAATAGGGGATTTTCTTGTATATGATACTTCTTCAGGTGACGATTCTTGCAAGAGAATCAGGACTAAAACTGGATCTTGACAGCCTTCCAGTCCAGAGTCTTGTGCCAAAGCCTCTACAAGTAAGTCTCTGTATAATCACACAATAAACCCATAAGGACA
The nucleotide sequence above comes from Brassica napus cultivar Da-Ae chromosome A9, Da-Ae, whole genome shotgun sequence. Encoded proteins:
- the LOC111198129 gene encoding bifunctional aspartokinase/homoserine dehydrogenase 1, chloroplastic, which gives rise to MPVVSLAKIAASPAVTAGDFTVRVPCIYGKRLVFNRVSLRRSFVSHRVRSELQSPRVLGSVTDLSLDNSVENGHLPKGDSWAVHKFGGTCVGNSERIKDVADVVVSDGSSRKLVVVSAMAKVTDMMYDLIHRAQSRDDSYLSALDAVLEKHRATALELLDGDELASFSARLHNDINNLKAMLRAIYIAGHATESFSDFVVGHGELWSAQMLAAVVRKSGLDCTWMDARDVLVVVPNSSSQVDPDFAESEKRLEKWFSQNSAAKIIIATGFIASTPENIPTTLKRDGSDFSAAIMGALFRSHQLTIWTDVDGVYSADPRKVSDAVILKTLSYQEAWEMSYFGANVLHPRTIIPVMKYDIPIVIRNIFNLSAPGTMICRQIEDEDGYKLDAPVKGFATIDNLALVNVEGTGMAGVPGTASAIFSAVKEVGANVIMISQASSEHSVCFAVPEKEVKAVSEALNSRFRQALAGGRLSQIEIIPNCSILAAVGQKMASTPGVSATFFNALAKANINIRAIAQGCSEFNITVVVKREDCIRALRAVHSRFYLSRTTLAVGIVGPGLIGGTLLDQIRDQAAVLKEEFKIDLRVIGITGSSKMLLSESGIDLSRWRELMKEEGESANIEKFTQYVKGNHFIPNSVIVDCTADADIASSYYDWLLRGIHVVTPNKKANSGPLDQYLKIRDLQRKSYTHYFYEATVGAGLPIISTLRGLLETGDKILRIEGIFSGTLSYLFNNFVGNRSFSDVVAEAKQAGFTEPDPRDDLSGTDVARKVTILARESGLKLDLDSLPVQSLVPKPLQACASAEEFMQKLPQFDEELSKQRQEAEAAGEVLRYVGVVDAVAKKGTVELKRYKKDHPFAQLSGADNIIAFTTKRYKEQPLIVRGPGAGAQVTAGGIFSDILRLAFYLGAPS
- the LOC106352363 gene encoding transcription initiation factor TFIID subunit 8, producing MKRRRKARVNSEAPDDQSAAEFSFSLTRVAVSQICLSVGYTSTDTSSTLNTLTLITTKFLQSIAELAASFSNSANRTEANLFDIVNGLQDTALSTSDCFPGGSTLHNTESHCLIKSAVLRNLSDFVASAFEIPFAKPLPRLEISGSHGGDSTRTAPSPERRSIPAWLPPFPDSSLYRERYAKERSDRLWENSDSVIGRETFAETSGVESCRGRSGGRLPLRRASVRFKVERDWSNGGGSCKSNTRLERWRDNKEGEFEVKKKIGEEYIYCADIDAGEWDM